cacacacacacacacacacagtactccTGTTTCTAACACTCACTCATGGATTTATATTCATGCAGACTGCTGAAAGGCTGAGGAGTGTTTGCCATTCAGCTTCTAATCCTCAGTGTGGTGGTTGTCTTCGTCACCCTGCCCTCAGGATTGGCACCATCCCACTGGCTTCCAGTCTGTCAGCACGTCCCAGTGCTACAGTGGCTGTGGCAGAGGAGGAATGGGACAAATGAGGGCAAAGGCGAGGGCCTCTCACCTACTTCAGGACAACTGACAACCTCTTCCCAATTTATATGACAGCTACAGCGATGCGGGTGCACCATAATATTATGAAATGGTTGCAACTGTCCTCTAGTCGGCTGCTTTGTTTGGGGACTGTAAATGTGTATGCAGGATTCCTGCAAGCCGAGGCAATTCAAAAAGGTTTGCAGAGATTATAATTTGGTGAATAGACTTGGTACTGGAAGTAcagaggcaaaaaaaagtatgtgaaaagtatgtaaacccaAAGGTGATGCTAAGGAACGACttaaagagagccacacacacagagctaaaacatgtctgtctggaagaatgggctaaacttcctcctgaacgatgtgcaggtctgatccacagctacaggaagcacctggttgacGTTATTGCTGccagggggtgggggtgggggggggggggggggtggggggggggttcaacCAGTTTTTAAtaccaagggttcacatactttttccacgatcaggtttttatggttgttctcattaagacatgaaagatcagaaatattttggtattattattttaggctcatcatatttgttaatactcttgacttagatgaagatcagatcagaatttatgacaaattattggttcacatactttttcttgtcactgtatctACTTTTGCTTTGAGTATTTCTCGGGCTCCACACCTTATATccagatgtactgtacagtaggtGAACTTCATATTGGTGCTTATTTTAGCCTAAACTACGCCTCAGTCATCAACATTATGACAACAATGTCAACCAGCAGGGTCAAGGttggcaaaacaaaacaatttaagGAATTTAATGTCACCTATGATGACCACAATATTAAAGACATGAAGTACTCCCAGCCCTTTAAAACGTTACAGTTATTAAAGGCTGTAAATATAAACCTGCTCTGACTTCAACATAACATCATAACATCATACTGTACAGCGTGACCTCTGGAGATATGTGCGCTCTGtttcttaaaaacaaactaaagatcTTCCATGAGTTAACATGTGCTGAGAGATTCAGAAGGTTCAGTTCTAAGTGAGGTTCAGAAATTCGTTTGAATTACAGAAAACAGTTCATCTTGTTCCCAATTTCTCTGCAGGACAGGATTTTTCTTATCTGTTAAAATACTGCCTGTACTTACTGAGGCTCAGTTTGAGGCAGTGCACCAGGATCCAGCGCCATCGTGTGGTGAAGACCTCGACCTGTTGAAGTCCTCAGTGTGAGGATTGAACAGGTTGAAGGCCAGTGTGGCTTCTGCTGAACCGAAGTGTGCCAACACTGTCTAAAGTGCGCCACCTGGCGGCCACATAAACATTTCCCCACAGTCTCCTAACATGTTATCTTCAAGCACCTTAATGAGTCTCATAAACAGTCATGATGGGGACTTTTGAAAAGTCTGCGCGCCATGACGCACAGGGTCCGTATGACATTTCCATCATGGAGTGAACCAACTTTTAGAGGGAACCCCACCTGGTTAAAGTTGTTGCTGTGGATCATGGACTGAATGACTCACAGACACTTAAAGaagtctgtgctgctgtgcgCATCTGCGTGACGGAGGCGAGTGCGGTGAAAACACCTCCTCACCAGCCATGTCAAAGTCAAATGTTCGGAGTTCATGTGTCAGTCCTGGGGCTCCTCACAGAGAGTCTCCGCCGCCTGGAGTCATGGGGAGGTTTGCGTTTCTATCCCTGTGTCTGGTTGAGGTTCTGCTGTGTTTGGGGACCGGTCAACAACATGCGGGCGCACGCGTTGGACCGTGGAGTCATCGTATTCAGTGGGAGAATAACGGTCAGCTGTACAGTTTACTGAGCACAGGGACTCAGTACCGCTCACCTGCACAGAGCAGAAGACGCACTCAGCTCCTACTGACAACTAAGAACCGTGTTGGCCGAGTTCACCCCCCTGTTACGCTCAGTAGATCAGCCAGAACCAGATCTGGAGACGCCGCCGTACAGTCTGAGCGAAACGACCTCCAGCAAATGGACGTGTCGGTTCTTGGTGGAGATGCGGGTCACTATTTAATCGCCTTGAGGCGACCCGGGTCATCCAGACAGTCCCCTCCGCGCACCGCCTCCACCGGGGAGGCTGTGACTTTGCGGTACATTTCACGCCAGGCTCCGTCTAACAGCAGCACTTTCAACACTATCCAGGAGTTCTCCGGCAGCGGAGTCCCAAGAGGAGGCCGGAGTACACCTGGAGATGAGACAGACACCGGTGCGCATCAAGCCGCAGCCTCACCGGTAAGATCACGAGACTTCCATCAAAACCGAGGTGTGCGCATAACACCTGAGAACTCGGATTCAACAGCCCGGTCACCAGCCACATCTGGAAGGAACTTTATGGCTGAGGATAGTGGGACAACACGTCGCATCGCGCAGCAAACAGATTTAGGTGATGCTCGTAGTGCGCAAAGAGTCTCTGAGGAGTCAAACGTTTCCTCCACAGATGCCCCTCTCTCCAATAACGCAGTAGAAGTACAGTTTTCTCGTCCAAGGCCGGGTACAGCACGGCCTACAGACGTAAGCGACCCACGAGATCCGCACAGTATTCATCACAGGAACTCGGTTTTCTACAATATTTACCCACCAGACCGGAGGAACAGGATCACTGCAGGCCTTCCAGCACCGGGCTATGGCACCAGGTTCTTCCACCATGGTGAGACACGCAGACAAGACGAAGACAAGAAAGTGTATAAAAAAGTAGTCAACATGACACCCACAgtttaaactaattaaaaaaaacaaaaaaaaaacatttttaactaatAACACCCCAAATCCATCTAAAGTCAGAATAACCATCAAGCCCAGCTCGTTTAAATACCCAACTCCACTTTTTCCTAATGcgcattttaatgcatttttaatgagaGTCCGAGTTAATGCAGCGTAATGACAACACTAATGGCTCCAGTATAAGAGCCTCTGAgcaaagttaaaattaaatggtTGATTGAGAGTCGTTAGTACTTTGCCAGCAGTGGTGGAGAAATTACATCTGTAAGCCACCACAGGATAAAGTAGTCAAAGTTCTCTATTTGTTAGTGGGTATTAAAGTGTTTGATATTTATTACTGTcaggtaaaaaacaaacacaaacaatgtctAACATCACAACTACAGTTGACTCTATTGAAAAGAAATCAgtcattttctatatttgtttATCAAATCAGTACCCACAGATCACTCTGTATACCTACATACATGAGTTTTGATTATGCCTCTGATTTAGAGTTCTGCTTTGACTTTTTTCTGCAGGTCTACCAGACTTGGTTCCAGATCCTTATTACATCCAAGCTGCTTCTTATATCCAAAAAGTGCAGATGTATGCACTTCGATGTGCTGCTGAAGAGAACTGTCTTTCCAGgtacttttctttatttaagatTTGTATATGTGATGTTTAATGAGTCTTATATTGCACTGTGCCCATGTGGTATGACTGACCGTTTAAAATATATTAGGGCTTCTCTGTTTAATAAGTTGTCTTTAGACACAAGAATTATAAATGTATTAGCATTTAGGATTCCTTTGACGTTGCCACATTAGGATGTGTGTTGGCCTCC
This genomic window from Anabas testudineus chromosome 4, fAnaTes1.2, whole genome shotgun sequence contains:
- the loxl5a gene encoding lysyl oxidase-like 5a isoform X2, with the protein product MSKSNVRSSCVSPGAPHRESPPPGVMGRFAFLSLCLVEVLLCLGTGQQHAGARVGPWSHRIQWENNGQLYSLLSTGTQYRSPAQSRRRTQLLLTTKNRVGRVHPPVTLSRSARTRSGDAAVQSERNDLQQMDVSVLGGDAGHYLIALRRPGSSRQSPPRTASTGEAVTLRYISRQAPSNSSTFNTIQEFSGSGVPRGGRSTPGDETDTGAHQAAASPVRSRDFHQNRGVRITPENSDSTARSPATSGRNFMAEDSGTTRRIAQQTDLGDARSAQRVSEESNVSSTDAPLSNNAVEVQFSRPRPGTARPTDVSDPRDPHSIHHRNSVFYNIYPPDRRNRITAGLPAPGYGTRFFHHGLPDLVPDPYYIQAASYIQKVQMYALRCAAEENCLSRSAYDPSVRDLDYRVLLRFPQRVKNQGTADFLPVKPRHEWEWHSCHQHYHSMEAFSNYDLLDVSTGQKVAEGHKASFCLEDTSCDPGIRRRFACTAHTQGLGPGCYDTYHANIDCQWIDITDVPPGNYILKVTVNPSQLVQESDFSNNEVRCDIMYTGSYVQARNCRITV
- the loxl5a gene encoding lysyl oxidase-like 5a isoform X1; translation: MSKSNVRSSCVSPGAPHRESPPPGVMGRFAFLSLCLVEVLLCLGTGQQHAGARVGPWSHRIQWENNGQLYSLLSTGTQYRSPAQSRRRTQLLLTTKNRVGRVHPPVTLSRSARTRSGDAAVQSERNDLQQMDVSVLGGDAGHYLIALRRPGSSRQSPPRTASTGEAVTLRYISRQAPSNSSTFNTIQEFSGSGVPRGGRSTPGDETDTGAHQAAASPVRSRDFHQNRGVRITPENSDSTARSPATSGRNFMAEDSGTTRRIAQQTDLGDARSAQRVSEESNVSSTDAPLSNNAVEVQFSRPRPGTARPTDVSDPRDPHSIHHRNSVFYNIYPPDRRNRITAGLPAPGYGTRFFHHGLPDLVPDPYYIQAASYIQKVQMYALRCAAEENCLSRSAYDPSVRDLDYRVLLRFPQRVKNQGTADFLPVKPRHEWEWHSCHQHYHSMEAFSNYDLLDVSTGQKVAEGHKASFCLEDTSCDPGIRRRFACTAHTQGLGPGCYDTYHANIDCQWIDITDVPPGNYILKVTVNPSQLVQESDFSNNEVRCDIMYTGSYVQARNCRITVS